A genomic window from Sorex araneus isolate mSorAra2 chromosome 2, mSorAra2.pri, whole genome shotgun sequence includes:
- the LOC101549976 gene encoding nonsense-mediated mRNA decay factor SMG5-like isoform X2 — MEKDSTPMDRSQAEAQKARLLYRDVCLAAQRLDFFLRKGNAHKEVFKPHVLALRDTVRQVCIKLMFLHPVDYGRKAEELLWRKLYADVALLLLKTKRKHLGTSPPWEGPLRAHLNGGLTFYEHLFLFLQNHYGLRLQSCIDWPHRAIHLIGCKKLGPPSEEEALWARMACHRCLLYLGDLFRYQNEFLALATTDLAEKCYYRALSVAPHMGMPFNQLGALVGSKYYDVEATYFYQRCLHSEVPFKGAAWNLKRLYDQARKRYSRLKRYQGQKLSPRQRQCWDNKRLLVSFLYLQSLLQPQRKFRATSLMALCQLVLDDFRLCLFYRPCPSDLNQTSAERKPSRGYLFLPDLLIFHMVVLCLMSIHSLRKTGSKRHRPAVFFTLTLFSHVIQHVNARIQAELQKGRLSDTRQEQETELGSQVTPSSCTKVPLSKSQSSDSCEGYTSEVGFGSCCDSDEDEDRSLSSHASSETSSETSYSDTIDEAESGAPNLEAVQESGGNKSQSRDTRPQGQLKACGPPAHLLDFLKTTLFANLPTPLSQKLQGKHDLPSAPAFRGGLHMLLSELSPTLGGASGREDTASHLPEAESSPVSSLWQDAITPQPCLPPQPLRQKLQILSAEGLLPTVKVMLSWLRTNHSLLSSCWRGPLSLWDHLSVLLNLLPSARDLQAPGLGLSPHLRELLQTCHGPSVPRLPQLPEDLAWCRPPLVPSSRERAAVEQDLLPLSPQDEAAVRICFLRSFGHFAATLPGGFLRFDLKSGVFVSTAPSGAESCSQNFLERMPRVRFSKDMVQLWLQREVLHLETTLWGLQVQSALTPYLFPDPRALFEHLPRIQHLATSGKFFLIIPKIVVDILYVLRKEDPRALAAITFLEDELKKGNPSILCQSFMAKKFVRPRMTIPDSDAWDLYNVLDFCKGLLNSSRLHTGTPSSMVTIITGICLDNPRNFSYPLQLALGTAAEAGVEIKNVRRFHREWTAVG, encoded by the coding sequence ATGGAAAAAGACTCCACTCCCATGGACAGGAGCCAAGCAGAGGCCCAGAAGGCCAGACTTCTCTACCGGGATGTTTGCCTGGCAGCTCAACGTCTTGACTTTTTCCTTCGAAAGGGAAATGCCCACAAAGAGGTTTTCAAGCCTCATGTGCTGGCCCTCAGGGATACAGTTCGGCAGGTTTGCATTAAACTCATGTTTCTCCACCCGGTGGATTATGGGAGGAAGGCAGAGGAACTGTTGTGGAGGAAACTGTATGCTGACGTCGCTCTGCTGCTGCTGAAGACTAAGAGAAAACACCTGGGTACCTCCCCACCCTGGGAAGGCCCTTTGCGTGCTCATCTGAACGGCGGCCTCACGTTCTATGAGCATCTCTTCCTGTTCCTTCAAAATCACTATGGATTGAGGTTACAGAGCTGTATCGATTGGCCTCACAGAGCCATCCACTTGATCGGTTGCAAGAAACTAGGCCCCCCATCCGAGGAAGAAGCATTGTGGGCGCGCATGGCCTGCCATCGCTGCCTGCTCTACCTGGGTGACTTGTTCCGCTATCAGAATGAGTTCCTAGCCCTAGCCACCACAGATTTGGCAGAAAAGTGTTATTACAGAGCCCTGTCAGTGGCCCCTCACATGGGAATGCCCTTCAACCAGCTGGGGGCTCTGGTCGGGAGTAAGTACTACGATGTGGAAGCCACATACTTCTACCAGCGTTGCCTCCACTCAGAAGTGCCTTTCAAAGGGGCAGCATGGAACCTCAAACGGCTCTATgaccaggcaagaaaaagatacagcCGTCTGAAGAGGTACCAGGGACAGAAGCTGTCTCCACGCCAGAGACAGTGTTGGGATAACAAAAGGCTGCTGGTTAGCTTCCTCTACCTTCAGAGCCTCTTGCAGCCTCAGCGGAAATTCAGAGCCACCAGTCTGATGGCCCTGTGTCAGCTGGTTCTGGATGACTTCCGTCTCTGCCTCTTCTACCGACCGTGCCCATCTGACCTGAATCAGACCTCCGCCGAGCGAAAGCCCTCAAGAGGCTACTTGTTTCTCCCTGACCTCCTTatcttccacatggtggttcTTTGCCTCATGAGTATACACAGCCTGAGGAAAACTGGCTCAAAGCGGCATAGGCCAGCCGTTTTCTTCACCTTGACACTTTTCTCGCACGTAATTCAACACGTCAACGCCCGAATCCAGGCTGAGCTTCAGAAAGGGAGGCTGAGTGACACGAGACAGGAGCAAGAGACTGAGCTAGGGTCACAGGTCACCCCAAGCTCCTGTACCAAAGTCCCCCTCAGCAAATCTCAGTCCTCTGATTCCTGTGAGGGTTACACCTCAGAGGTGGGCTTTGGTAGCTGCTGTGACTCAGATGAAGATGAAGACAGGTCCCTCAGCTCCCATGCCTCCTCAGAAACTAGCAGTGAGACTTCGTACTCAGACACAATAGATGAGGCGGAGAGTGGCGCCCCAAATCTGGAAGCAGTACAGGAAAGTGGAGGAAACAAATCCCAAAGCAGAGACACCCGGCCTCAGGGTCAGTTAAAGGCATGCGGGCCTCCAGCACATCTCCTCGATTTCTTGAAAACAACTCTCTTTGCTAACCTGCCCACCCCACTGAGCCAGAAGCTCCAAGGAAAACATGACTTGCCCTCAGCTCCTGCCTTCAGAGGAGGCCTCCACATGCTTCTGTCAGAGCTAAGCCCTACCCTGGGTGGTGCCTCAGGCCGAGAGGACACTGCGAGTCATCTCCCTGAGGCAGAGTCTTCTCCCGTATCCTCTCTGTGGCAGGATGCCAtcacccctcagccctgcctccctccacaGCCCCTGCGACAGAAACTGCAGATCCTCTCAGCAGAGGGGCTGCTGCCCACTGTCAAGGTCATGCTGAGTTGGCTTCGGACCAACCACAGCCTCCTCAGCTCGTGCTGGCGGGGCCCACTAAGCCTGTGGGATCACCTCTCCGTGCTGCTAAACCTGCTCCCCTCGGCGCGAGACCTTCAGGCACCAGGCCTGGGCCTGTCACCCCATCTTCGGGAACTTCTGCAGACCTGTCACGGCCCCAGTGTGCCCAGGCTCCCACAACTCCCTGAGGACCTGGCCTGGTGCCGACCCCCTCTGGTGCCGTCATCCCGGGAGAGGGCGGCGGTCGAGCAGGACCTGCTGCCTCTCAGCCCCCAGGACGAAGCTGCCGTGCGCATCTGTTTCCTCAGGAGCTTTGGCCACTTCGCTGCTACCCTCCCTGGAGGGTTCCTGAGGTTTGACTTGAAGTCAGGGGTCTTCGTGAGCACAGCACCCAGTGGAGCAGAAAGTTGCTCTCAGAACTTTCTAGAACGAATGCCAAGGGTCAGGTTTTCCAAAGACATGGTTCAGCTGTGGCTGCAACGTGAAGTGCTCCATCTGGAGACGACCCTCTGGGGACTCCAGGTCCAGTCAGCCTTGACGCCCTACCTGTTCCCTGACCCGCGGGCCCTCTTCGAGCATCTTCCTCGCATCCAGCACTTGGCCACCAGTGGGAAGTTTTTCCTGATCATTCCCAAGATCGTGGTTGACATACTGTACGTCCTGAGAAAGGAAGAtcccagagccctggcagccatcactttcttagaaGATGAGCTGAAGAAGGGAAATCCATCCATTCTATGCCAGTCCTTCATGGCCAAGAAGTTTGTGAGGCCCAGGATGACCATCCCAGACTCGGATGCTTGGGACCTCTATAACGTTCTTGATTTCTGCAAAGGTCTATTGAACTCATCCAGGCTGCATACTGGGACGCCCAGTAGCATGGTCACCATCATCACTGGCATCTGTTTGGACAACCCGAGGAATTTCTCCTACCCCTTGCAGTTGGCACTGGGGACAGCCGCTGAAGCTGGCGTAGAAATCAAGAATGTGCGGCGCTTTCACAGGGAGTGGACTGCAGTTGGCTGA
- the LOC101549976 gene encoding nonsense-mediated mRNA decay factor SMG5-like isoform X1, with the protein MASPGTVIMNEFLCIRKAKGNAVDHPLRKKEVLKKAHFSIMEKDSTPMDRSQAEAQKARLLYRDVCLAAQRLDFFLRKGNAHKEVFKPHVLALRDTVRQVCIKLMFLHPVDYGRKAEELLWRKLYADVALLLLKTKRKHLGTSPPWEGPLRAHLNGGLTFYEHLFLFLQNHYGLRLQSCIDWPHRAIHLIGCKKLGPPSEEEALWARMACHRCLLYLGDLFRYQNEFLALATTDLAEKCYYRALSVAPHMGMPFNQLGALVGSKYYDVEATYFYQRCLHSEVPFKGAAWNLKRLYDQARKRYSRLKRYQGQKLSPRQRQCWDNKRLLVSFLYLQSLLQPQRKFRATSLMALCQLVLDDFRLCLFYRPCPSDLNQTSAERKPSRGYLFLPDLLIFHMVVLCLMSIHSLRKTGSKRHRPAVFFTLTLFSHVIQHVNARIQAELQKGRLSDTRQEQETELGSQVTPSSCTKVPLSKSQSSDSCEGYTSEVGFGSCCDSDEDEDRSLSSHASSETSSETSYSDTIDEAESGAPNLEAVQESGGNKSQSRDTRPQGQLKACGPPAHLLDFLKTTLFANLPTPLSQKLQGKHDLPSAPAFRGGLHMLLSELSPTLGGASGREDTASHLPEAESSPVSSLWQDAITPQPCLPPQPLRQKLQILSAEGLLPTVKVMLSWLRTNHSLLSSCWRGPLSLWDHLSVLLNLLPSARDLQAPGLGLSPHLRELLQTCHGPSVPRLPQLPEDLAWCRPPLVPSSRERAAVEQDLLPLSPQDEAAVRICFLRSFGHFAATLPGGFLRFDLKSGVFVSTAPSGAESCSQNFLERMPRVRFSKDMVQLWLQREVLHLETTLWGLQVQSALTPYLFPDPRALFEHLPRIQHLATSGKFFLIIPKIVVDILYVLRKEDPRALAAITFLEDELKKGNPSILCQSFMAKKFVRPRMTIPDSDAWDLYNVLDFCKGLLNSSRLHTGTPSSMVTIITGICLDNPRNFSYPLQLALGTAAEAGVEIKNVRRFHREWTAVG; encoded by the coding sequence AAAGCACACTTCAGCATCATGGAAAAAGACTCCACTCCCATGGACAGGAGCCAAGCAGAGGCCCAGAAGGCCAGACTTCTCTACCGGGATGTTTGCCTGGCAGCTCAACGTCTTGACTTTTTCCTTCGAAAGGGAAATGCCCACAAAGAGGTTTTCAAGCCTCATGTGCTGGCCCTCAGGGATACAGTTCGGCAGGTTTGCATTAAACTCATGTTTCTCCACCCGGTGGATTATGGGAGGAAGGCAGAGGAACTGTTGTGGAGGAAACTGTATGCTGACGTCGCTCTGCTGCTGCTGAAGACTAAGAGAAAACACCTGGGTACCTCCCCACCCTGGGAAGGCCCTTTGCGTGCTCATCTGAACGGCGGCCTCACGTTCTATGAGCATCTCTTCCTGTTCCTTCAAAATCACTATGGATTGAGGTTACAGAGCTGTATCGATTGGCCTCACAGAGCCATCCACTTGATCGGTTGCAAGAAACTAGGCCCCCCATCCGAGGAAGAAGCATTGTGGGCGCGCATGGCCTGCCATCGCTGCCTGCTCTACCTGGGTGACTTGTTCCGCTATCAGAATGAGTTCCTAGCCCTAGCCACCACAGATTTGGCAGAAAAGTGTTATTACAGAGCCCTGTCAGTGGCCCCTCACATGGGAATGCCCTTCAACCAGCTGGGGGCTCTGGTCGGGAGTAAGTACTACGATGTGGAAGCCACATACTTCTACCAGCGTTGCCTCCACTCAGAAGTGCCTTTCAAAGGGGCAGCATGGAACCTCAAACGGCTCTATgaccaggcaagaaaaagatacagcCGTCTGAAGAGGTACCAGGGACAGAAGCTGTCTCCACGCCAGAGACAGTGTTGGGATAACAAAAGGCTGCTGGTTAGCTTCCTCTACCTTCAGAGCCTCTTGCAGCCTCAGCGGAAATTCAGAGCCACCAGTCTGATGGCCCTGTGTCAGCTGGTTCTGGATGACTTCCGTCTCTGCCTCTTCTACCGACCGTGCCCATCTGACCTGAATCAGACCTCCGCCGAGCGAAAGCCCTCAAGAGGCTACTTGTTTCTCCCTGACCTCCTTatcttccacatggtggttcTTTGCCTCATGAGTATACACAGCCTGAGGAAAACTGGCTCAAAGCGGCATAGGCCAGCCGTTTTCTTCACCTTGACACTTTTCTCGCACGTAATTCAACACGTCAACGCCCGAATCCAGGCTGAGCTTCAGAAAGGGAGGCTGAGTGACACGAGACAGGAGCAAGAGACTGAGCTAGGGTCACAGGTCACCCCAAGCTCCTGTACCAAAGTCCCCCTCAGCAAATCTCAGTCCTCTGATTCCTGTGAGGGTTACACCTCAGAGGTGGGCTTTGGTAGCTGCTGTGACTCAGATGAAGATGAAGACAGGTCCCTCAGCTCCCATGCCTCCTCAGAAACTAGCAGTGAGACTTCGTACTCAGACACAATAGATGAGGCGGAGAGTGGCGCCCCAAATCTGGAAGCAGTACAGGAAAGTGGAGGAAACAAATCCCAAAGCAGAGACACCCGGCCTCAGGGTCAGTTAAAGGCATGCGGGCCTCCAGCACATCTCCTCGATTTCTTGAAAACAACTCTCTTTGCTAACCTGCCCACCCCACTGAGCCAGAAGCTCCAAGGAAAACATGACTTGCCCTCAGCTCCTGCCTTCAGAGGAGGCCTCCACATGCTTCTGTCAGAGCTAAGCCCTACCCTGGGTGGTGCCTCAGGCCGAGAGGACACTGCGAGTCATCTCCCTGAGGCAGAGTCTTCTCCCGTATCCTCTCTGTGGCAGGATGCCAtcacccctcagccctgcctccctccacaGCCCCTGCGACAGAAACTGCAGATCCTCTCAGCAGAGGGGCTGCTGCCCACTGTCAAGGTCATGCTGAGTTGGCTTCGGACCAACCACAGCCTCCTCAGCTCGTGCTGGCGGGGCCCACTAAGCCTGTGGGATCACCTCTCCGTGCTGCTAAACCTGCTCCCCTCGGCGCGAGACCTTCAGGCACCAGGCCTGGGCCTGTCACCCCATCTTCGGGAACTTCTGCAGACCTGTCACGGCCCCAGTGTGCCCAGGCTCCCACAACTCCCTGAGGACCTGGCCTGGTGCCGACCCCCTCTGGTGCCGTCATCCCGGGAGAGGGCGGCGGTCGAGCAGGACCTGCTGCCTCTCAGCCCCCAGGACGAAGCTGCCGTGCGCATCTGTTTCCTCAGGAGCTTTGGCCACTTCGCTGCTACCCTCCCTGGAGGGTTCCTGAGGTTTGACTTGAAGTCAGGGGTCTTCGTGAGCACAGCACCCAGTGGAGCAGAAAGTTGCTCTCAGAACTTTCTAGAACGAATGCCAAGGGTCAGGTTTTCCAAAGACATGGTTCAGCTGTGGCTGCAACGTGAAGTGCTCCATCTGGAGACGACCCTCTGGGGACTCCAGGTCCAGTCAGCCTTGACGCCCTACCTGTTCCCTGACCCGCGGGCCCTCTTCGAGCATCTTCCTCGCATCCAGCACTTGGCCACCAGTGGGAAGTTTTTCCTGATCATTCCCAAGATCGTGGTTGACATACTGTACGTCCTGAGAAAGGAAGAtcccagagccctggcagccatcactttcttagaaGATGAGCTGAAGAAGGGAAATCCATCCATTCTATGCCAGTCCTTCATGGCCAAGAAGTTTGTGAGGCCCAGGATGACCATCCCAGACTCGGATGCTTGGGACCTCTATAACGTTCTTGATTTCTGCAAAGGTCTATTGAACTCATCCAGGCTGCATACTGGGACGCCCAGTAGCATGGTCACCATCATCACTGGCATCTGTTTGGACAACCCGAGGAATTTCTCCTACCCCTTGCAGTTGGCACTGGGGACAGCCGCTGAAGCTGGCGTAGAAATCAAGAATGTGCGGCGCTTTCACAGGGAGTGGACTGCAGTTGGCTGA